From a single Candidatus Zixiibacteriota bacterium genomic region:
- a CDS encoding phosphatase PAP2 family protein: MLETLGNLDTTLFHFINGTLANPVTDLVMPVVTNDWFLRVLYAVAMVLILWKGDRRLRWLVLFSAITIAFTDQISSVWLKHLFARPRPCHTILDMHLLVNCGAGYSMPSSHAANAFGQAALFGLSYGRWRWHLFGFAAIVAISRTFVGVHYPFDILVGMVVGSLVGVAVLFAYEQAMRMLPPREV; the protein is encoded by the coding sequence ATGCTTGAGACGCTCGGAAACCTCGACACGACGCTATTTCATTTCATCAATGGCACTCTGGCCAATCCGGTGACCGACCTGGTGATGCCGGTGGTCACCAACGATTGGTTTCTTCGCGTCCTTTACGCGGTCGCAATGGTTCTCATTCTCTGGAAAGGGGACCGACGGCTGCGGTGGCTGGTGCTCTTTTCCGCGATCACCATAGCGTTCACCGACCAAATCAGCAGTGTCTGGCTCAAGCATCTGTTTGCCCGCCCCCGACCGTGCCACACGATCCTCGATATGCATCTGCTGGTGAATTGTGGTGCGGGATACTCCATGCCGTCGTCGCACGCCGCCAATGCGTTCGGTCAGGCGGCGCTGTTCGGGCTCAGCTATGGTCGCTGGCGGTGGCATCTCTTCGGATTTGCGGCAATCGTCGCCATAAGTCGGACATTCGTAGGGGTGCATTATCCGTTCGATATTCTTGTCGGCATGGTCGTCGGTAGCCTGGTGGGTGTCGCCGTCCTGTTTGCATACGAGCAGGCAATGCGGATGCTGCCACCGCGGGAGGTTTAG
- a CDS encoding PfkB family carbohydrate kinase, whose protein sequence is MPNKKLDCLGLGIMPLDVLLSVPHYPNAGGKIDATDIIVQGGGPVANALVGLSRLGMKTAMIAAVGNDFAGALGLQELKRERVDTRYIVVKKAPSAVATGFVENGSGRRTIALHRKIAVSPRDLRLSAYPAPRIIHLDGRDLESCVALARWGRWHGSIISFDIGSMRNDISPILPLVDHLVVADAFALPFTGARHAESAIRKLSKRCYGTIVITQGTHGTVGREDGVVVHQRAFKVKNVDTTGAGDSFHAGYLYGLLKEWSLSRRLLIAAATAALKCTRPGARTGAPTLREVQTFLRKRPSTYA, encoded by the coding sequence TTGCCGAATAAGAAGCTTGATTGTCTCGGTCTGGGGATCATGCCCCTTGATGTTCTGTTGTCTGTACCGCATTATCCGAACGCGGGCGGCAAGATCGATGCTACCGACATCATCGTGCAGGGAGGTGGGCCGGTGGCGAACGCGTTGGTGGGATTGAGCCGACTGGGGATGAAGACAGCTATGATTGCTGCTGTCGGAAACGACTTTGCCGGTGCGCTCGGCCTTCAGGAACTGAAGAGAGAACGGGTCGACACGCGCTATATCGTCGTCAAAAAGGCCCCGTCGGCAGTGGCGACCGGGTTTGTGGAAAACGGGTCCGGGCGACGGACTATCGCGTTGCATCGCAAGATAGCAGTGTCACCACGCGATCTCAGGCTCTCCGCATATCCCGCTCCACGGATCATCCATCTCGATGGCCGCGATCTTGAATCGTGTGTAGCGCTGGCGCGCTGGGGTCGATGGCACGGAAGCATTATCTCATTTGATATTGGGTCCATGCGCAACGACATTTCGCCCATCCTGCCGCTGGTGGATCATCTGGTTGTAGCCGACGCGTTTGCCCTCCCCTTCACTGGTGCTCGGCATGCGGAGTCGGCCATCAGGAAACTGTCAAAGCGATGCTACGGCACTATCGTCATCACGCAGGGGACACACGGCACGGTTGGCCGCGAGGATGGCGTTGTGGTTCATCAACGGGCGTTCAAAGTGAAAAATGTGGACACCACCGGCGCTGGGGACAGTTTTCACGCAGGCTACTTGTACGGCTTGTTGAAGGAATGGTCTCTTTCCCGAAGGCTCCTGATTGCCGCGGCAACGGCAGCGCTGAAATGCACCAGACCCGGAGCCCGTACCGGCGCGCCGACTCTTCGCGAGGTGCAGACCTTTCTGAGAAAGCGACCGTCGACCTATGCTTGA
- a CDS encoding YigZ family protein, which yields MNDRYLTISDEMTVETKVKASRFIGQSFLANSVAEATEKLGTVRKREFAAGHHCFAYRIGTEGTIPFKYSDDGEPTGTAGKPIYDVILGHELTNVLLVVTRYFGGTKLGTGGLTHAYSDTARQTIERSGVKENFITNLFRIDLEFSLYDRWRTLAGRLGAREREARFDEAVHLIAEIRRSKAEELKRAVTELTAGKARIEPLAE from the coding sequence ATGAATGACCGGTACCTGACAATCAGCGATGAGATGACGGTCGAGACAAAGGTCAAGGCGTCTCGGTTCATCGGCCAAAGCTTCCTGGCGAATTCGGTGGCTGAAGCCACGGAGAAACTGGGCACCGTGAGGAAGCGGGAGTTCGCCGCCGGCCACCATTGCTTTGCCTATCGTATCGGAACTGAGGGGACAATTCCCTTCAAGTACTCGGATGATGGCGAACCAACCGGCACGGCCGGGAAGCCGATCTACGATGTTATCCTCGGCCACGAATTGACCAATGTCCTGTTGGTAGTAACCCGATATTTCGGCGGCACCAAGCTTGGTACCGGCGGGCTGACCCACGCCTATAGTGATACGGCTCGTCAGACTATCGAGCGGTCGGGCGTGAAGGAGAACTTCATTACTAACCTTTTTCGCATCGACCTTGAGTTCTCGCTGTACGACCGGTGGCGCACGCTGGCTGGTCGCCTTGGGGCTCGAGAGCGCGAGGCCCGATTCGATGAAGCGGTTCATCTGATTGCCGAAATCCGTCGGAGCAAAGCTGAGGAACTGAAACGAGCGGTCACCGAATTGACGGCCGGAAAGGCCAGGATTGAGCCGCTTGCCGAATAA